The proteins below come from a single Pradoshia eiseniae genomic window:
- a CDS encoding nicotinate phosphoribosyltransferase — translation MKRYQDDSFALHTDLYQINMMETYFRDGIHKRKAVFDVYFRRNPFGNGYAIFAGLERVITYIKELRFSESDIDYLRNEVGYDEDFLTFLKELRFTGTIRSMKEGELVFENEPLMRIEAPLAEAQLIETAILNIVNYQTLIATKASRLKVVADGDPLFEFGTRRAQETEAAIWGTRAAFIGGFQATSNVRAGKLFGIPVVGTHAHALVQTYRDEYVAFKKYAESHYDCTFLVDTYDTLRSGVPTAIKVAKEMGDKINFKAIRLDSGDLAYLSKKARIMLDEAGFTNTMITASNDLDEATILNLKAQGAKIDMWGVGTKLITAYDQPALGAVYKLVSIEGKNGEMADRIKISGNPEKVTTPGMKNVYRIINRETKKSEGDYITLEGENPQEEKTLTMFHPVHTFICKEVTDFDAVPLHETIFDNGELIYETPELTDIQKFSNDNLSVLWDEYKRFLNPEKYPVDLSPKCWENKRVLIQEVQDQVRRNRELIKNWKSE, via the coding sequence ATGAAACGCTATCAAGATGACAGCTTTGCATTACATACAGACCTTTATCAAATTAATATGATGGAAACATACTTCAGGGACGGAATCCATAAGAGGAAAGCCGTGTTTGATGTTTATTTCAGGCGCAATCCGTTCGGAAATGGTTATGCCATTTTTGCCGGCCTAGAGCGTGTGATAACGTATATTAAAGAATTGCGCTTTAGCGAGAGTGACATCGACTATTTGCGCAATGAGGTCGGATACGATGAGGATTTCCTGACCTTTTTAAAGGAGCTTAGATTCACAGGGACCATCAGAAGCATGAAGGAAGGGGAGCTTGTTTTTGAGAATGAGCCCCTCATGAGGATTGAAGCGCCTTTAGCGGAGGCACAGCTTATTGAGACGGCCATTCTTAATATTGTCAATTACCAGACCCTGATTGCGACGAAGGCCTCCAGATTAAAAGTCGTTGCCGATGGCGATCCATTGTTTGAATTTGGGACAAGAAGAGCACAGGAGACGGAAGCGGCTATTTGGGGAACACGCGCCGCCTTTATCGGCGGATTCCAGGCGACGAGCAATGTTCGTGCCGGCAAGCTTTTTGGCATCCCGGTCGTGGGTACGCATGCCCATGCCCTTGTCCAAACCTACCGTGATGAATATGTAGCCTTCAAGAAATATGCCGAATCCCATTATGACTGCACATTCCTCGTGGATACGTATGATACATTGCGTTCAGGTGTACCAACAGCCATTAAGGTCGCAAAGGAAATGGGAGATAAAATTAATTTCAAGGCTATTCGCTTAGATAGCGGTGACTTAGCCTATTTATCGAAGAAAGCGAGAATCATGCTCGATGAAGCGGGCTTTACCAATACGATGATCACAGCCTCCAATGACTTGGATGAAGCGACTATCCTGAATTTGAAGGCTCAAGGTGCCAAGATTGATATGTGGGGTGTCGGGACCAAGCTCATCACCGCTTATGACCAGCCTGCTCTTGGTGCCGTTTATAAATTGGTCAGTATAGAAGGCAAAAACGGAGAAATGGCAGACAGAATTAAAATTAGCGGAAACCCTGAAAAAGTGACGACACCAGGCATGAAAAATGTCTACCGCATCATTAACCGAGAAACGAAAAAATCAGAGGGAGATTATATCACGCTCGAAGGTGAAAACCCACAAGAAGAAAAAACACTGACGATGTTCCATCCAGTGCACACCTTCATATGCAAGGAAGTCACAGATTTTGACGCAGTGCCTCTTCATGAAACGATTTTCGATAACGGTGAATTGATCTATGAAACACCTGAGCTGACGGATATTCAGAAATTCTCCAACGATAATCTGTCCGTGCTCTGGGATGAATATAAACGCTTCCTCAACCCTGAGAAATATCCAGTTGACCTTAGTCCGAAATGCTGGGAAAACAAACGTGTCCTGATTCAGGAAGTACAGGATCAAGTCAGGCGGAATAGAGAGCTTATCAAAAATTGGAAAAGTGAATAA
- a CDS encoding gamma-glutamyltransferase family protein has translation MKFDYLYHPYQSQRNTVVAKKGMVATSQPLAAQAGLEILKSGGNAIDAAIASAAALTVVEPTSNGIGSDAFALVWADGELHGLNASGPAPQSISIDALQELGHQSIPAYGVLPLTVPGAPSAWSELSKRFGKLPLTDVLAPAIRYAEEGYPLTPVLGRNWSIDYQNFKEIFKGPEYKPWFDTFAPNGRAPQIGEIWSSQGHAHTLRSIAETAGESFYRGAIAEKIAGFIQDHNGFLSQEDLAAYKAEWVKPISVHYKGYDVWEIPPNGQGLVALMAFNILKGLDLNEKESVDSYHKLIESMKLAYTDGKAFITEESKMPHTVEELLSEEYARMRRELIGKKAIEPAPVRPPSGGTVYLAAADEEGNMVSFIQSNYMGFGSGIVIPGTGISMQNRGHDFSLDPTHPNSLQPGKKTYHTIIPGFLTKDNEAVGPFGVMGGYMQPQGHLQVITNTIDFHLHPQAALDAARWQWMEGKTIMVEPGFPNHIAQALARRGHDIQVATDTGRFGRGQIIWRNPQTGVLFGGTESRTDGSIAAW, from the coding sequence GTGAAATTTGATTATTTGTATCATCCTTATCAGTCTCAAAGAAACACGGTTGTCGCAAAAAAAGGGATGGTTGCCACATCACAGCCATTGGCCGCGCAGGCAGGCCTTGAGATATTAAAATCAGGAGGAAATGCCATTGACGCAGCGATAGCCTCAGCGGCGGCACTCACTGTGGTGGAACCAACCTCTAACGGAATTGGCAGTGATGCGTTTGCTCTCGTTTGGGCAGATGGTGAATTGCACGGCCTTAATGCAAGCGGTCCAGCCCCGCAATCGATTTCTATTGATGCCTTACAAGAACTGGGACATCAATCCATCCCCGCTTACGGTGTCCTTCCGCTTACTGTTCCCGGTGCTCCATCCGCTTGGAGCGAGTTATCAAAACGATTTGGAAAATTACCTTTAACTGATGTTTTGGCACCGGCAATACGATATGCAGAAGAGGGATACCCTCTTACTCCTGTATTAGGGAGGAATTGGTCCATAGATTATCAAAATTTCAAGGAAATCTTCAAGGGCCCAGAGTATAAACCGTGGTTTGATACATTCGCCCCCAATGGCCGTGCTCCTCAAATCGGCGAAATCTGGTCTTCTCAAGGCCATGCACACACATTGAGATCGATTGCCGAGACGGCTGGAGAAAGCTTTTATCGAGGAGCTATAGCAGAAAAAATAGCAGGGTTTATTCAGGACCATAATGGCTTTCTTTCCCAAGAGGATTTAGCGGCATATAAAGCTGAATGGGTCAAACCAATTTCGGTCCACTATAAAGGATACGATGTGTGGGAAATCCCGCCTAATGGACAAGGTCTTGTTGCCCTTATGGCTTTCAATATTTTGAAGGGCCTTGATTTAAATGAAAAAGAATCAGTGGATAGCTACCATAAACTAATTGAATCGATGAAACTCGCCTATACTGACGGAAAAGCCTTTATTACTGAAGAATCCAAAATGCCTCACACCGTGGAAGAACTTTTATCAGAAGAATATGCGCGCATGCGCAGGGAGTTGATTGGCAAAAAGGCAATTGAGCCAGCGCCTGTAAGGCCTCCTTCTGGCGGTACAGTTTATCTGGCAGCGGCAGATGAAGAGGGAAATATGGTTTCCTTCATTCAAAGCAATTATATGGGATTTGGTTCCGGGATTGTCATACCTGGCACAGGAATCAGCATGCAAAATCGCGGCCATGATTTTTCACTTGATCCCACACATCCAAACTCGCTTCAGCCAGGCAAGAAAACTTATCATACCATTATACCTGGGTTTCTGACGAAGGATAATGAAGCGGTCGGTCCCTTTGGAGTGATGGGCGGATATATGCAGCCACAGGGTCACCTGCAAGTGATAACCAACACGATTGATTTTCATCTCCATCCTCAGGCTGCGCTTGATGCTGCCAGATGGCAGTGGATGGAAGGGAAAACAATCATGGTGGAACCTGGATTTCCTAATCATATCGCACAAGCCTTGGCCAGGAGAGGCCATGATATTCAAGTGGCGACCGATACAGGAAGATTTGGACGGGGACAGATTATTTGGAGGAATCCTCAAACAGGAGTTTTGTTTGGAGGAACAGAATCAAGAACAGATGGATCCATTGCTGCTTGGTAG
- a CDS encoding chromate transporter, protein MTQWQLFLAFFRVGMLGYGGGPSSIPLVHQEVVKKYGWMDDDEFADVLALGNTLPGPIATKMAGYIGYRVAGITGMLNALLSTILPTIVLMIVLLTTVASFKDYTWVKGMTAAVVPVVGVMLAVLTLDFYRKSAATLGWVKSLALIAVSFGLIEWLGLHPAILIAGLLLAAISQKDKAKASENEEKKDKR, encoded by the coding sequence ATGACACAATGGCAATTATTTTTAGCGTTTTTTCGAGTAGGAATGCTTGGTTATGGAGGGGGGCCTTCATCCATACCGCTTGTTCATCAAGAAGTGGTGAAGAAATACGGATGGATGGATGATGATGAGTTTGCGGATGTACTGGCGCTCGGCAATACCTTGCCTGGGCCAATCGCAACGAAAATGGCTGGCTATATAGGATACCGCGTTGCAGGCATTACTGGAATGCTAAATGCTCTCCTGTCTACAATTCTGCCGACGATTGTCCTAATGATTGTATTGTTAACGACGGTCGCTTCATTTAAGGATTATACATGGGTGAAAGGGATGACAGCGGCAGTCGTTCCGGTGGTAGGTGTAATGCTAGCTGTTTTAACGCTTGATTTCTATCGTAAATCAGCTGCAACGCTCGGATGGGTGAAGTCCCTGGCTCTGATAGCTGTCAGCTTCGGATTGATTGAATGGCTTGGCTTGCATCCTGCCATATTGATTGCAGGTCTCCTATTGGCAGCCATCAGCCAAAAAGATAAAGCGAAAGCAAGTGAAAATGAAGAGAAGAAGGATAAGCGATGA
- a CDS encoding chromate transporter, whose protein sequence is MIYWQIFLAFFIPGILGYGGGPASIPLIENEVVDRYEWMDVNEFSEALAIGNALPGPIATKMAGYIGYQEGGLLGGIIGVFATVAPSLFLMIVLLGFLYRYKESPKVKRMTSYIRPTIAVLLGVMAFNFFSTSYEDSGIWQTIFLVVSSYLLLERWKVHPAFVIMGAMVYGALLMS, encoded by the coding sequence ATGATTTACTGGCAAATATTTTTGGCGTTTTTTATACCAGGCATTCTCGGATATGGCGGAGGTCCGGCATCCATCCCATTGATTGAAAATGAAGTGGTCGATCGTTATGAATGGATGGATGTTAATGAATTTAGCGAGGCGCTTGCCATTGGCAACGCACTTCCAGGTCCAATTGCGACGAAAATGGCTGGTTACATAGGATATCAGGAAGGCGGCTTATTGGGAGGAATTATCGGAGTGTTTGCGACAGTAGCTCCTTCCTTATTCTTAATGATTGTGCTGCTGGGGTTTTTGTACCGTTATAAGGAGTCACCGAAGGTAAAGAGGATGACGAGCTATATACGGCCCACAATTGCTGTACTCCTCGGTGTAATGGCATTTAATTTTTTCTCCACCTCCTATGAGGATTCAGGTATTTGGCAAACGATATTCTTGGTGGTTAGCAGCTACTTGCTGCTGGAAAGATGGAAGGTTCATCCTGCCTTCGTCATTATGGGGGCTATGGTGTATGGCGCCTTACTGATGAGCTGA
- a CDS encoding tetratricopeptide repeat protein has product MNVGSLIKYYRTKLGMTQSELVDGICSVPHLSKIENNSKEANEQTIDLLLKRLGANLMEVQQKNVLIEKLLDEWIRDINYLQVEKARGLYDHLSGLSEFIAYTPHLYLYELYKLRYYLLVRETEKAKVHYKWLEKHKKNFSYQELYLLHYYHAICLIVQNKYRQANDVLDELVISQGEGVTASGDVYYHLALVKCHIEQPGYAIFYGKQALTSFTADYNLKRMLHTLMIMGISYTDSGIYEVALDCYNHLERNAEILGEVEMLSLTYHNIGYLKQRMGRLEEARDYFKRAIDSRNDDASSYMVSLYAFAETAFYLEDYPAAKESFVSLKKEAVQAGTKIYQILPMYYLLMMEGEEEKAIRYLEEYTLPFLYDKELSFTDIRSVNKILADYYKKEGKFKEALQYTYMD; this is encoded by the coding sequence ATGAATGTTGGTTCGCTGATTAAATATTATCGGACGAAGCTGGGGATGACACAAAGTGAACTTGTTGATGGCATTTGCTCGGTACCTCATCTAAGTAAAATCGAGAATAATTCAAAGGAGGCGAATGAGCAGACTATTGATTTGCTCTTGAAAAGACTAGGCGCCAATTTAATGGAAGTGCAGCAAAAAAATGTACTGATTGAGAAACTGCTAGATGAATGGATCAGAGACATAAATTATTTACAGGTTGAAAAGGCAAGGGGGCTTTATGACCACCTTTCAGGGCTTTCAGAATTTATTGCATATACGCCTCATCTTTATTTGTATGAGCTGTATAAATTGCGCTATTACCTATTAGTGAGAGAGACTGAGAAAGCGAAGGTTCATTATAAGTGGCTTGAGAAGCATAAGAAGAATTTCTCCTACCAAGAATTATATCTACTTCATTACTATCATGCCATCTGCTTAATAGTCCAGAATAAATATCGTCAAGCGAATGACGTACTCGACGAGTTGGTTATTTCACAAGGAGAAGGGGTCACTGCCTCCGGGGATGTGTATTATCATTTGGCGCTGGTGAAATGTCATATTGAGCAGCCAGGCTATGCCATCTTTTACGGCAAGCAGGCATTAACCTCCTTTACGGCAGATTACAATCTTAAGAGGATGCTCCATACCCTGATGATTATGGGAATCAGCTATACAGACTCTGGGATTTATGAGGTGGCGCTTGATTGCTATAACCATTTAGAACGTAATGCGGAAATTCTCGGTGAGGTGGAGATGCTATCCTTGACTTATCACAATATTGGGTATTTAAAGCAAAGGATGGGGAGATTAGAGGAGGCAAGGGATTACTTCAAAAGAGCCATTGATTCTAGAAACGATGATGCCTCTTCTTATATGGTCAGCCTGTATGCCTTTGCGGAAACTGCCTTTTATCTTGAAGACTATCCAGCGGCCAAAGAAAGCTTTGTTTCTTTAAAGAAAGAAGCCGTCCAAGCAGGCACGAAAATCTATCAAATCCTTCCCATGTATTATTTACTCATGATGGAGGGGGAGGAGGAGAAGGCGATTCGATATTTAGAGGAATATACGCTGCCTTTTTTATATGATAAGGAGCTGAGTTTTACAGACATACGGTCAGTTAATAAAATTTTGGCAGATTATTATAAAAAAGAAGGAAAGTTTAAAGAAGCGCTGCAATATACTTATATGGATTAA
- a CDS encoding S8 family peptidase has product MKSKRLISTAVLSLAMVFTGANFSSAAEMEKAPKESAQKETFRVLIKGSQAERTQTKKDVGVHHDFKGQGFTVDVSAEEYDKLVKNDEIEVKKVPEFKIAATNQLKATSNPSTRVPWGIKAIYNNSSLTSTSGGNGIKVAVLDTGVLKTHKDLSSNVEQCKDFTTGSTYVNNSCADRNGHGTHVAGTVLGNGGGGTGVYGVAPQAKLWAYKVLTDSGSGYSDDIAAAIRHAADQASSTGSKLIISMSLGSSANDSLISSAVTYAQGKGVLIIAAAGNSGSSANTIGYPGALANVVAVAALENVKANGTYRVANYSSRGNPNTDGDYVIGVKDIEVSAPGSAVESAWYTGGYNTISGTSMATPHVSGLAAKIWASNTGYSANQVRTVLQNRAKSNDILGGIGAASGDDYASGFGFPRVQ; this is encoded by the coding sequence ATGAAATCAAAAAGGTTAATTAGTACGGCCGTGTTGAGTTTAGCAATGGTGTTCACTGGAGCCAACTTCTCATCCGCAGCAGAAATGGAGAAGGCGCCGAAAGAATCTGCCCAGAAGGAAACTTTCCGTGTTTTAATCAAGGGATCTCAGGCAGAACGGACACAGACGAAAAAGGATGTTGGAGTCCATCATGATTTTAAAGGGCAAGGGTTTACAGTCGATGTTTCAGCGGAAGAATATGACAAGCTAGTCAAAAATGATGAAATTGAAGTTAAGAAAGTACCAGAATTCAAGATTGCCGCAACTAACCAATTGAAGGCTACATCTAATCCTTCCACTCGCGTACCTTGGGGAATCAAAGCCATTTATAATAATAGCTCTCTTACATCTACTTCGGGCGGAAATGGAATTAAGGTAGCTGTATTGGATACAGGAGTATTGAAAACACATAAGGATCTATCGTCCAATGTCGAGCAATGTAAAGATTTTACGACTGGCAGCACTTACGTAAATAACTCTTGTGCTGACCGGAATGGACACGGAACACATGTAGCTGGGACGGTTCTTGGAAACGGCGGAGGCGGCACCGGAGTCTATGGTGTTGCACCTCAGGCGAAGTTATGGGCCTATAAGGTTCTAACAGACAGCGGTTCTGGATATTCGGATGATATCGCAGCTGCTATCAGACATGCGGCTGATCAAGCCTCCTCCACTGGTTCTAAGCTGATTATCTCCATGTCACTCGGCTCAAGTGCTAATGATTCCTTAATCTCCAGTGCGGTGACCTATGCACAAGGAAAAGGGGTTCTCATCATTGCAGCTGCAGGCAACAGCGGCTCTAGCGCTAATACAATTGGATATCCAGGAGCTCTTGCCAATGTCGTGGCAGTCGCAGCGCTTGAAAATGTGAAAGCTAATGGTACTTACCGCGTAGCCAATTACTCTTCCCGCGGCAATCCGAATACAGACGGTGATTATGTAATTGGTGTAAAAGATATCGAAGTCTCAGCACCAGGGTCTGCTGTTGAATCTGCTTGGTATACGGGTGGATACAACACAATCAGCGGTACTTCTATGGCTACACCGCATGTTTCAGGCTTGGCTGCGAAAATATGGGCGTCCAATACTGGATACTCTGCCAATCAAGTTCGCACCGTTCTTCAAAACAGAGCAAAATCCAATGACATTCTAGGAGGTATAGGCGCTGCTTCAGGTGATGACTACGCCTCTGGTTTTGGATTCCCTCGAGTACAATAA
- a CDS encoding MFS transporter produces the protein MNKPRLWTKDFLLIAFTNLFIFLCFYSLMVTLTIYSIGKFHTSPSIAGLASSIFVIGAVFVRPFAGKWIAVIGPKKLLVASLSVFFLSTLFYFTADTLLTLLGLRLIHGAAFGVASTATGTIVAEIIPPSRRGEGMGYFAISTNIAMAIGPFIGLYISNAYEFTMVFTVSMVFAFFSLVASILLRYEQPALSGKQLEALKSNKLRDYFEFAAIPISVTAGVIGFTYSSVLSHLTSFSAEISLAGAASFFFVVYAASLLLTRPFTGKWFDLRGENFVIYPSLLLYALSLLILGGTMNSGMLLLAGAMMGIGLGTFQSSAQTIAVKEAPTHRIGLATSTFFVMYDIGIGLGPFLQGLYIPFSGYRGLYFTMGAIAFIGILMYYFAHGRNSAVKKAGHILQDQMQ, from the coding sequence ATGAACAAACCAAGGCTTTGGACGAAGGATTTCTTGCTCATCGCCTTCACGAACTTATTTATTTTTCTTTGTTTTTACAGCTTGATGGTTACATTAACCATCTATTCAATCGGCAAATTTCACACAAGCCCTAGTATCGCAGGGCTCGCATCAAGCATATTTGTCATAGGCGCCGTTTTCGTCCGGCCCTTCGCCGGCAAATGGATAGCCGTGATTGGTCCAAAAAAATTGCTCGTTGCTAGTCTTTCTGTGTTCTTTTTGTCGACCCTATTTTATTTTACGGCTGATACTTTGCTCACTCTGTTAGGCTTAAGGCTTATCCACGGTGCTGCATTTGGCGTTGCTTCCACAGCTACAGGCACCATTGTCGCTGAAATTATTCCTCCATCCAGAAGAGGAGAAGGAATGGGCTACTTCGCCATCAGTACGAATATTGCCATGGCTATTGGACCATTTATCGGCCTTTATATCAGTAACGCCTATGAGTTTACGATGGTCTTCACCGTAAGCATGGTATTTGCTTTCTTCAGCCTTGTTGCATCCATTTTGTTGCGATATGAGCAGCCGGCACTCTCCGGGAAACAATTGGAAGCCCTAAAAAGCAATAAACTTCGTGACTACTTTGAATTCGCTGCCATCCCGATTTCCGTCACAGCCGGCGTTATCGGCTTCACCTATTCAAGTGTGCTATCTCACTTGACATCATTCTCAGCAGAAATCAGCCTGGCAGGAGCCGCAAGCTTCTTTTTTGTCGTGTATGCAGCCAGCCTCCTGCTCACAAGACCATTCACGGGAAAATGGTTTGACCTGCGTGGGGAGAATTTCGTCATCTACCCTTCGCTGCTATTATATGCGCTCAGTCTGCTAATCCTCGGCGGTACAATGAACAGCGGCATGCTTCTCCTAGCAGGAGCGATGATGGGCATTGGCCTTGGCACCTTCCAATCGAGCGCCCAAACCATCGCCGTCAAAGAAGCTCCAACACATCGAATCGGCCTTGCCACGTCAACCTTCTTCGTTATGTATGACATAGGTATCGGTCTCGGACCATTCCTGCAAGGGCTATATATCCCTTTCTCGGGCTACCGCGGACTGTATTTCACCATGGGAGCCATCGCTTTCATTGGCATCTTGATGTACTATTTCGCTCACGGCAGAAATTCAGCAGTGAAAAAAGCAGGGCATATATTGCAAGATCAAATGCAGTAG